The Passer domesticus isolate bPasDom1 chromosome 15, bPasDom1.hap1, whole genome shotgun sequence nucleotide sequence GTCATCCCTAAGGAGGAAACCTATTTATTCCAAAGAAATATCAATGAAGTAAGAGCTGATTTGGTAAATATTAAACAAATGATTCAGTAAGGATCACTATAGAACATACACTCAGAGTCTCCTAAAAGTGGCTTTATCtttaaaaggaatgtgaattaCAGCAGGGGAGAGAGATCTTTTATCTCCCAAACTCTGAAGATTACTTCATTTACTGCTTGCAGTTCCTGTAAGCACTGTAGATCTGGGCTGATAGAGTACATTTCTGTGAAAGACTCTGTGCCTTCTTTGAAGTGATTTGGTTCAGCTGTTTTTCTAAGTCAGCTTTTCATGGATTTCAGGAAATGCTTGGGGGAGAGGAGAATAATTTTCTCATAATACAGGTGACACTTTGCCAAATCAGGCATTTCAAGTCATTCACAGCTGCAGTTTCTGGGGGCACTGTTTTTGTGTTTCATGAGCAGATGGAAACAGAACAGTTAGTGTAGTTTAACTTTCTCTGAATGAAGTATAGCCACTAGAAATTACAGCTGCAAATGTAGAGGCTTAGGTTCTCTGGATCCTGTCATGGATCTAAGTAATAGATTCTTTTAACATGCCAAATCTCTGCTCTGTAGATGAGGAGGAATTCAAGATTAGAAGCATCTTTTTATGTGTAAGTATGTCTGCACCTTTGCCATTTGTGTACGCAAATTTTCAAAGAGAACTAAGCTATCCTTTCCCCAGTGCACCACAATGATACAGCATTCACAGACTTTTAAAGTGTGTGAAGAGCATTTCTggacaattttatttttccccaccGAGGTTCATAGGGTTTGGTTATGTCAGACAGCAATGTCTTCTAGCTTAGGGTTTTGCACCTTTCCACAGAAATAAGGCAAACCAGTGTTGGTGCAGCTTGCTCAGTCAAGGGTTTGATTTACACTGTCATAAACTATGCATCACTGCAGTCTTAATACAGTGTTCCTGCTCTCATGGATTTAGGAGAGAGGTGGACTCCTGGGCAGATTCACCCTGAGTATATTTTCTACTTGCTTGCCCTTTTTTGTTGTAGGCTTTTGCAGGCAGGAATCCTCTGCCTGCTGGACCAGCACTAAGACAGACTAATTTGCTAGGGCAAAGAAGCAGGACCATGTGGAGACCTGTCTGTACTTACACACTCAGTTAAGTAGTTAATCTGCCAGCAGGATAGGTGCCAGAGCCTTTAAAACTAAAACCAGAgatgctatttttttaaaaactgtgaCAATAAAGTTTATTATGTTAAtatcattaaaaatattataaaatagtAAAATATTCTGCTTGGCAGAAAAATTATGCCAGGGTTTTAAAACCCCAGGTTTGTGCAAACAATTTTTGTAAACATAAGAAGTCAAGTGTTCAGGTTCCATCACAAAATACAGTAAACTGCTACAAAAATAAGTTTGCTCACTGTCAAACATAATTAAAAATCCAGGAAGATGGATTTTGTTACACATGTCTAATGTGTCCCTATACAGTTAATGCTGCACTTATATCTGAAATGGGAAGGATTTCAGGTAGTCCTTTAAAACAGGATTGAGTGGGATCTGATTTAAGTTCTCTCTTCCAAAAGTCTTCACGATGCTTTTGCGGCAGAGCTCCTGCAGCGGCTGCACCCGGACCTTGCGAAGGGGGGTAACCAGTACCTTCCTCGGGGAGCTTAGGTAATGTTCCAGCAGCTTGAAAAGACAGTCAAAAGTCTCTTTGCTGCCATCCAGGCTGAAACGCCCAGTCTGAAAGTTAATCCGGATACTGGTGGGCCCAGTTGCAGTCTTAACACTGATGGCAAAGAAGCAATTCTTTtgtgtgctgtccctgatgAGGAAGGTGCCCTCGGGCTCAGACTTCAGCTTCTCGTGGGCAGCACTGACAGTCAGAGGGCCCCAGTAGAAGCCACAGGCatccagcaggctgctggctcGAGTGATGCTACTGAAATCG carries:
- the SOCS1 gene encoding suppressor of cytokine signaling 1, with the protein product MVAHSKVSADNALGADPRRLLDPPARDCSQARGFQGPGRPGTVQAQGNTHFRTFRSQADFSSITRASSLLDACGFYWGPLTVSAAHEKLKSEPEGTFLIRDSTQKNCFFAISVKTATGPTSIRINFQTGRFSLDGSKETFDCLFKLLEHYLSSPRKVLVTPLRKVRVQPLQELCRKSIVKTFGRENLNQIPLNPVLKDYLKSFPFQI